Proteins found in one Hypericibacter terrae genomic segment:
- a CDS encoding ABC transporter ATP-binding protein yields MSLLELQAVGKRFGGLKALDDVSFTIDSGEMVGLMGANGAGKTTLFSLVAGNERPSAGEIRLDGRSLVGRRADQVAARGIARTFQIVRPFRGLTVRENARIGALFGSAERRPDAADEFALSILADVGLADRADALAGSLTLAGQKRLEIARALAQRPRLLLLDEVMAGLTPTEIADAMAMIRRIKEKHGLTVLVIEHVMSALMDLCQRIIVLHHGMKIAEGTPQAIARDPRVLDAYLGVEA; encoded by the coding sequence CGGCGGGCTCAAGGCCCTCGACGATGTGAGCTTCACGATCGACAGCGGCGAAATGGTCGGTCTCATGGGCGCCAACGGTGCCGGCAAGACCACGCTCTTCAGCCTCGTCGCCGGCAATGAGCGGCCCAGCGCCGGCGAGATCCGGCTCGACGGTCGATCGCTCGTCGGCCGTCGTGCCGATCAGGTGGCGGCGCGCGGCATCGCGCGCACCTTCCAGATCGTGCGGCCCTTCCGCGGCCTCACCGTTCGCGAGAATGCCCGCATCGGAGCCCTGTTCGGCTCCGCCGAACGGCGGCCGGACGCGGCGGACGAGTTCGCACTGTCGATCCTGGCCGATGTCGGCCTGGCGGATCGCGCCGACGCGCTGGCGGGGAGCCTCACCCTGGCCGGCCAGAAGCGGCTCGAGATCGCCCGCGCGCTGGCGCAACGGCCGCGCCTGCTGCTGCTCGACGAGGTTATGGCCGGCCTGACGCCGACCGAGATCGCCGACGCCATGGCCATGATCCGTCGCATCAAGGAGAAGCATGGGCTGACCGTGCTGGTGATCGAGCATGTGATGTCGGCCCTGATGGATCTCTGCCAGCGGATCATCGTACTGCATCACGGGATGAAGATCGCCGAGGGCACGCCGCAGGCGATTGCACGCGACCCCCGCGTGCTCGATGCCTATCTCGGGGTCGAGGCATGA
- a CDS encoding ABC transporter ATP-binding protein, whose protein sequence is MSAVAENLPAQSPLLEARDLVAGYGAIEVLHGVSLSVLPGSITVLLGSNGAGKTSLMRTLAGLMAPWRGSIRFDGESLDRLAAHERVGRGIALVPEGRMIFPHLTVEETLRVGAYGAWARPHFAESLARAYALFPRLAERRRQSAGALSGGEQQMLAIARALMARPRLILLDEPTLGLAPKMARFVFDLARELRSAGLTLLLAEQDVRMSLAIADQGYVLENGRIVMAGAAGDLAADPRIRTSYLGL, encoded by the coding sequence ATGAGCGCCGTGGCGGAGAATCTGCCGGCGCAGTCTCCCTTGCTGGAGGCCCGCGATCTCGTCGCCGGCTATGGCGCGATCGAGGTGCTGCACGGCGTCTCACTGTCGGTCCTGCCCGGATCGATCACGGTCCTGCTCGGCAGCAACGGTGCCGGCAAGACCAGCCTGATGCGCACGCTTGCGGGGCTGATGGCGCCGTGGCGCGGCTCGATCCGCTTCGACGGGGAGAGCCTCGATCGGCTGGCGGCCCATGAACGGGTCGGGCGGGGGATCGCGCTCGTGCCCGAAGGCCGGATGATCTTCCCGCATCTCACGGTCGAGGAAACCCTGCGGGTGGGAGCTTACGGAGCCTGGGCGCGGCCGCATTTTGCCGAGAGCCTGGCGCGGGCCTATGCGCTGTTTCCGCGGCTGGCGGAGCGCCGGCGGCAATCGGCCGGAGCCCTCTCCGGCGGCGAGCAGCAGATGCTGGCGATCGCGCGGGCGCTCATGGCCCGGCCCCGGCTGATCCTGCTCGACGAGCCGACCTTGGGGCTGGCGCCCAAGATGGCGCGCTTCGTGTTCGATCTGGCACGGGAACTCAGGTCCGCCGGGCTGACGCTGCTCCTGGCCGAGCAGGACGTCCGGATGAGTCTCGCCATCGCCGACCAGGGTTATGTGCTGGAGAACGGCCGGATCGTCATGGCCGGCGCGGCCGGCGACCTGGCGGCCGATCCCCGGATCCGCACCAGCTATCTCGGTCTCTAG
- a CDS encoding amino acid ABC transporter substrate-binding protein codes for MLAGALGLVFAVSATAGAGTLDDLKKNGTIRLGVREDTKPFSYMDADGTAKGYVVDLCNAVVEKLKTAYSLPNLKTEYVKVTTETRFNAISEGKVDLLCGPDTVTLKRREQVSFSVPVFITGAAVLYRTDGPSSLYDLKDKKVGVKSGTTTETVLNGVLKKLDIAAQVVTYDSYEAGAKALGNNEISVFFGDRGILVDLLKSSSNDQLKLGDLMLSAETYALGLRRNDEDFRLAVDRALSQIYVSKDLTHILRTNFGDRPPGPILESLFLASALPD; via the coding sequence GTGCTTGCTGGGGCCCTGGGCCTTGTTTTCGCCGTCTCCGCGACGGCGGGGGCAGGGACACTCGATGACCTCAAGAAGAACGGCACGATCAGGCTGGGCGTCCGCGAGGACACCAAGCCCTTTTCCTATATGGATGCCGACGGGACCGCGAAGGGCTATGTCGTCGATCTCTGCAACGCGGTCGTCGAGAAGCTCAAGACCGCGTACAGCCTCCCGAACCTCAAGACCGAATATGTAAAGGTCACGACCGAAACCCGCTTCAACGCCATCAGCGAGGGCAAGGTCGATCTGCTCTGCGGCCCCGATACCGTGACGCTGAAGCGCCGCGAGCAGGTGAGCTTCTCGGTCCCGGTGTTCATCACCGGCGCCGCGGTGCTCTATCGGACCGACGGTCCGAGCTCGCTGTACGATCTCAAGGACAAGAAGGTTGGCGTCAAATCGGGAACGACCACCGAAACGGTCCTCAACGGTGTCCTGAAGAAACTGGATATCGCCGCGCAGGTCGTCACCTACGACAGCTATGAGGCGGGCGCCAAGGCGCTCGGCAACAACGAGATCTCCGTCTTCTTCGGCGATCGCGGCATTCTCGTGGATCTGTTGAAATCCTCGAGCAACGACCAGCTCAAGCTCGGCGACCTCATGCTGAGCGCCGAGACTTACGCGCTGGGCCTGCGACGTAATGACGAGGATTTCCGCCTTGCGGTCGACCGCGCCCTCAGTCAGATCTACGTTTCGAAGGATCTGACCCATATCCTGCGCACGAATTTCGGCGACCGTCCTCCCGGACCGATTCTGGAATCGCTGTTTCTGGCGAGTGCGTTGCCCGATTGA
- a CDS encoding lipid-binding SYLF domain-containing protein: MTKVASAESAGLSRALSRRLLLGSMAAAGAVAVGPRFAAADAQMDADALATLKKLYASNEGARVLGEKAKGILVFPTIAKGGFMIGGAYGEGTLLVNGRTAGYYSSAAASYGLQIGIQRFSYALFMMTDSAMQYLNKSDGWEIGVGPTIVVADEGFATKATTTTLKAEIYAFIFGQQGLMAGLGIEGTKVTRINR; encoded by the coding sequence ATGACGAAGGTTGCGAGCGCGGAAAGCGCTGGTCTCTCGCGGGCCCTTTCCCGTCGTCTGTTGCTGGGCTCGATGGCGGCGGCAGGAGCGGTGGCCGTCGGCCCCCGCTTCGCCGCCGCCGACGCCCAGATGGACGCCGACGCGCTGGCGACCCTCAAGAAGCTCTATGCCTCGAACGAGGGCGCCCGCGTGCTGGGCGAAAAAGCCAAAGGCATCCTCGTCTTCCCGACGATCGCGAAAGGCGGCTTCATGATCGGCGGCGCCTATGGCGAAGGCACCTTGCTGGTCAACGGCAGGACCGCCGGCTATTACAGCTCGGCCGCCGCTTCCTACGGTCTCCAGATCGGCATTCAGCGGTTCAGCTATGCGCTGTTCATGATGACGGACAGTGCAATGCAGTACCTCAACAAATCCGATGGCTGGGAGATCGGCGTCGGTCCGACGATCGTCGTCGCCGATGAAGGATTCGCCACGAAGGCGACCACCACGACCCTGAAGGCCGAGATCTACGCCTTCATCTTCGGCCAGCAGGGCCTCATGGCCGGCCTCGGCATCGAAGGAACGAAGGTCACGCGGATCAATCGCTGA